A single genomic interval of Cucumis sativus cultivar 9930 chromosome 5, Cucumber_9930_V3, whole genome shotgun sequence harbors:
- the LOC116403869 gene encoding uncharacterized protein LOC116403869 isoform X1 gives MFKFSSTFLLHFIHKRSLNTISTSTLPSPSVSTIQFLTNSCGLSSGSLTSNGRKLRFDEKHIQQYEAIIGFFKSHGFENSQIANLVSRRPSILQSRVSTNLKPKFEFLQEIGHGKGKRKIGKAGGNCQQLEGELLENGLWQVPEKLHLNKMKTEHLKDDSALDALTQSSETRQSIWKQQHHGEAG, from the exons atgttcaaattttcatccacatttcttcttcatttcatcCATAAACGTTCTCTCAATACCATTTCTACTTCTACATTGCCTTCACCCTCTGTTTCTACCATCCAATTCCTCACTAATTCATGTGGCCTGTCTTCTGGATCTCTTACTTCCAATGGTCGAAAGCTCCGGTTCGATGAAAAACACATTCAGCAGTACGAAGCCATTATCGGTTTCTTCAAATCTCATGGATTCGAGAATTCACAGATCGCCAATTTGGTCTCGAGGCGACCTTCGATCCTTCAATCTAGAGTATCCACCAATCTGAAGCCTAAATTTGAGTTCCTCCAGGAAATCGG ACATGGAAAAGGCAAGAGGAAAATAGGAAAGGCAGGTGGAAATTGCCAACAACTTGAAGGTGAG CTCCTCGAGAATGGTCTTTGGCAAGTGCCAGAAAAGCTTCATCTAAACAAGATGAAAACAGAGCATCTGAAAGATGATTCTGCTCTAGATGCGCTAACACAGTCATCTGAAACAAGACAGAGCATATGGAAGCAGCAGCACCACGGGGAAGCTGGATGA
- the LOC116403869 gene encoding uncharacterized protein LOC116403869 isoform X2, whose product MFKFSSTFLLHFIHKRSLNTISTSTLPSPSVSTIQFLTNSCGLSSGSLTSNGRKLRFDEKHIQQYEAIIGFFKSHGFENSQIANLVSRRPSILQSRVSTNLKPKFEFLQEIGHGKGKRKIGKAGGNCQQLEAPREWSLASARKASSKQDENRASER is encoded by the exons atgttcaaattttcatccacatttcttcttcatttcatcCATAAACGTTCTCTCAATACCATTTCTACTTCTACATTGCCTTCACCCTCTGTTTCTACCATCCAATTCCTCACTAATTCATGTGGCCTGTCTTCTGGATCTCTTACTTCCAATGGTCGAAAGCTCCGGTTCGATGAAAAACACATTCAGCAGTACGAAGCCATTATCGGTTTCTTCAAATCTCATGGATTCGAGAATTCACAGATCGCCAATTTGGTCTCGAGGCGACCTTCGATCCTTCAATCTAGAGTATCCACCAATCTGAAGCCTAAATTTGAGTTCCTCCAGGAAATCGG ACATGGAAAAGGCAAGAGGAAAATAGGAAAGGCAGGTGGAAATTGCCAACAACTTGAAG CTCCTCGAGAATGGTCTTTGGCAAGTGCCAGAAAAGCTTCATCTAAACAAGATGAAAACAGAGCATCTGAAAGATGA